One Gloeothece verrucosa PCC 7822 DNA window includes the following coding sequences:
- a CDS encoding AAA family ATPase, translated as MTSAYLATTLKQAFRVCDPRPLSGEDMQRYYVDLSKVRNTKAIAKVDADLKFQEAEEFTTILFTGHRGCGKSTELRQIEEKWKQEYFIIYLEADQEIDIQDARYTDLYLVIIKQIEYELRKKEIQFDRELIRNFEAWFKEITNETEETVERSVSMSGTLEVSSSPFPIPFIAKLLVKLLAQIKGSDKQKTTIRQTLERDISRLQTDLNLLLLDGLKKIRAKFPHYKGFLIVFDNLDRVPPPVGDHLFFDYAPQLQALKCNIIYTVPISVVYSEKNVNNFFDKCNIVPMVNIYELKRDIPDLGYKQEGLTAVASLIEKRVKVDALFEEYEQLLTLAKASGGHVRQLMQMMRTAITSTDAAGRTKINADDVTNAIKDVQFNFERTIPDEHYPDLVKVYLKKEISNTNIGQSMLFNTSALEYNGNERWNYINPVVKSIEVFQNALKNATV; from the coding sequence ATGACTTCAGCTTATCTGGCGACAACTCTTAAACAAGCATTCCGCGTTTGCGATCCTCGTCCATTAAGCGGTGAAGATATGCAGCGATATTATGTTGATTTATCTAAGGTACGTAATACTAAAGCTATCGCTAAAGTTGATGCAGACCTTAAATTTCAAGAAGCTGAAGAATTTACTACAATTTTATTTACAGGTCATCGAGGGTGCGGAAAAAGCACTGAATTGAGACAAATTGAAGAAAAGTGGAAACAAGAGTATTTTATTATTTATTTAGAAGCGGATCAAGAAATTGATATTCAAGATGCTCGTTATACGGATTTATATCTAGTTATTATTAAGCAAATTGAATATGAACTACGCAAAAAAGAAATACAGTTTGATCGTGAGTTAATTAGAAATTTTGAAGCTTGGTTTAAGGAAATAACCAACGAAACTGAGGAAACCGTAGAAAGATCAGTAAGTATGTCGGGAACTTTAGAAGTAAGTTCTTCCCCTTTTCCGATTCCTTTTATTGCTAAGTTGCTCGTTAAATTATTGGCACAAATTAAAGGTTCTGATAAACAAAAAACTACCATTCGCCAAACTTTAGAAAGAGATATTTCCCGTTTACAAACAGACCTGAATCTTTTGCTTCTAGATGGATTAAAAAAAATCCGAGCAAAATTTCCTCACTATAAGGGATTCTTAATCGTATTCGATAATTTAGATCGGGTTCCTCCGCCGGTGGGCGATCATTTATTTTTTGATTATGCACCCCAGTTACAAGCCTTGAAGTGTAATATTATCTATACTGTTCCTATTTCAGTTGTGTATTCTGAAAAAAACGTGAATAATTTTTTTGATAAGTGTAATATTGTCCCGATGGTTAATATTTATGAGTTAAAACGTGATATTCCTGATTTAGGTTATAAACAAGAAGGCTTAACGGCGGTTGCTAGTTTAATTGAAAAACGGGTTAAAGTTGATGCGCTTTTTGAAGAATATGAGCAGTTATTAACCTTAGCAAAAGCAAGTGGCGGTCATGTCAGACAACTGATGCAAATGATGAGAACTGCTATTACTTCAACCGATGCCGCAGGCAGAACCAAAATTAATGCTGATGATGTGACGAATGCTATTAAAGATGTACAGTTTAATTTTGAGAGAACTATTCCTGATGAACATTATCCGGATTTGGTCAAAGTTTATTTAAAGAAAGAAATTAGTAACACTAACATTGGACAATCAATGCTGTTTAATACATCTGCCCTAGAATATAATGGGAATGAGAGATGGAATTATATTAATCCAGTAGTGAAATCTATTGAAGTTTTTCAAAATGCGTTAAAAAATGCTACAGTTTAA
- a CDS encoding diguanylate cyclase: protein MRVFSADNFLIMIVDDDSQNREFLRSILEQSGYKTTLAFSGQEALELIKFTKPDLILLALVMQNLNGLQVFERLKADSDYQDIPIVLLADREEKHQLLKAFELGIKNYFIRPFIVTYLLKKIKLLILKFIRNKLNKTITDLEKIAVLEQLTVIPNRCHILTITEQKISLACYYNYPISILIICLDNLNFINDTYGELVGNEVLIFMAKKLNNFLRKEDYLVRFNQGSFLGFLPHTGTQFALEIAERLRQKIGELSLNVENQQIYFTVSIGVATYQVNESDIEELLKRAEQALFQAKKQGGNQVVVHQDDLSNLRVG, encoded by the coding sequence ATGAGAGTTTTTTCTGCCGACAATTTCCTCATCATGATCGTTGATGATGACAGCCAGAATCGAGAATTCCTCCGCTCGATTTTAGAGCAGTCCGGCTATAAAACCACCTTGGCCTTCAGTGGACAAGAAGCACTTGAGCTAATTAAATTCACTAAACCGGATTTAATTTTATTGGCTTTGGTGATGCAAAATTTGAATGGTTTACAAGTCTTTGAACGCCTTAAAGCAGATTCAGATTATCAAGATATTCCTATTGTTTTACTCGCTGATCGTGAAGAGAAGCATCAGTTATTAAAAGCCTTTGAACTGGGGATTAAAAATTATTTTATTCGGCCTTTCATTGTAACATATTTACTAAAAAAAATCAAGCTTTTGATTTTAAAGTTTATTAGAAATAAGCTTAATAAAACTATTACTGATTTAGAAAAAATCGCCGTGCTAGAGCAGTTAACAGTTATTCCTAACCGTTGCCATATTTTGACGATTACTGAACAAAAAATTAGTCTGGCTTGTTATTATAATTATCCTATATCAATATTGATAATATGCCTAGATAATTTGAACTTTATTAACGATACTTATGGCGAATTAGTAGGCAATGAAGTGTTGATATTTATGGCTAAAAAACTGAACAATTTTTTACGAAAAGAAGATTATTTAGTCCGGTTTAACCAGGGAAGTTTTTTAGGATTTTTACCTCATACAGGGACACAATTTGCGTTAGAAATAGCTGAACGTCTTCGACAAAAAATTGGTGAGCTATCTTTGAATGTCGAAAATCAACAAATTTACTTTACAGTTAGTATCGGAGTGGCTACCTATCAAGTTAATGAGAGTGACATAGAAGAGTTATTAAAACGGGCTGAACAAGCACTTTTCCAAGCCAAAAAACAGGGAGGTAATCAAGTGGTTGTTCATCAAGATGATCTGTCTAATTTACGAGTAGGTTAA
- a CDS encoding DNA cytosine methyltransferase: MIKVISLFSGCGGMDLGFKWAGYQIIWANDIDHDACETYKRNIGDHIIKDDVKNINFEQLPDCDLILGGFPCQDFSMIWKRGGLETDRGNLYQYFVKAVEAKKPLVFVAENVKGLLTANGGKAIEKIIEDFQNCGEFGYRIFADIYNFADYGTPQLRQRVLIIGVRGDSPYIYQKPNPTHPPENYKTAGEALKDVEKVIYNNEHLKIQAKTKKMLNLIPEGGNYKSIPKTSRYYVKGMISHVYKRLDRNKPATTIIAAGGGGTWGYHFTEPRALTNRERARLFDYPDDFIFIGSIASVRRQIGNSVPPGGIKIIAEELKKAFK, encoded by the coding sequence ATGATTAAAGTAATTTCTTTATTTAGTGGTTGCGGAGGAATGGATTTAGGGTTTAAGTGGGCCGGATATCAAATCATCTGGGCGAATGATATTGATCATGATGCTTGTGAAACCTATAAAAGAAATATTGGCGATCATATCATTAAAGATGACGTTAAAAATATTAATTTTGAACAACTCCCCGATTGTGACCTGATTTTAGGAGGGTTTCCCTGTCAAGACTTTTCGATGATATGGAAAAGAGGAGGTCTTGAGACAGACCGAGGGAATTTATATCAATACTTTGTCAAAGCAGTAGAAGCGAAAAAACCCCTTGTTTTCGTGGCGGAAAATGTCAAAGGATTACTCACCGCTAATGGCGGCAAAGCCATCGAAAAAATTATTGAAGATTTTCAAAATTGTGGAGAGTTTGGCTATCGAATTTTTGCCGATATTTATAATTTTGCTGACTATGGGACTCCTCAGTTAAGACAAAGAGTTTTAATTATAGGAGTGAGGGGAGATAGTCCCTATATTTATCAAAAACCCAATCCAACTCATCCCCCTGAAAATTATAAAACAGCCGGAGAAGCTTTAAAGGATGTAGAAAAAGTTATTTATAATAATGAGCATCTAAAAATTCAAGCGAAAACGAAAAAAATGTTAAATCTTATTCCCGAAGGAGGAAATTATAAATCTATTCCCAAAACCTCTCGCTATTATGTTAAAGGAATGATTAGTCATGTCTATAAAAGATTAGATAGAAATAAGCCTGCTACAACGATTATAGCGGCTGGAGGGGGTGGAACTTGGGGTTATCATTTTACTGAACCAAGAGCTTTAACTAATCGTGAAAGAGCAAGATTGTTTGATTATCCGGATGATTTTATTTTTATAGGTTCTATTGCGAGTGTTCGCCGACAAATTGGTAACTCTGTGCCTCCTGGCGGCATTAAAATCATAGCTGAGGAGCTTAAAAAGGCATTTAAAT
- a CDS encoding tetratricopeptide repeat protein, giving the protein MLQFNPSTRSNQSLFFINNESQFSKLLTFIDFSEGLTIGFIEVDSNQERDWIIEALIKHPRCQDIQFVVLNFDAPEIRFLLDEILKSFSENTLVKDKKPVLIIKGLENSIGLDEYPPILQNLNFVRDAFSHQVPYPILFCLPSSTTTRFAKFAPDFWAWKSGIFKFRSLPEAERSQIAFPTLSLEYIQDDPLPESQSRINLLERLLQEYSENQSEKNLQTVVSILDQLGGAYLSRKEWEKAENVLLEALKLSEQQESLQVAQASLLQKLGDLYRKKKYGERAENLELAIAAYKLSLEVYTRDAFPYEWARTQNNLGIAYSDRIRGERAENLELAIAAYRQSLEVRTRDAFPVEWARTQNNLGIAYSDRIRGGRAENLELAIAAYRQSLEVRTRDAFPVEWAMTQNNLGTAYSDRILGDRAENLELAIAAYYQSLEVRTRAAFPVEWARTQNNLGNAYSDRILGERAENLELAIAAYRHSLEVLTRNAFPYEWATTQNNLGIAYRSRILGERAENLELAIAAYRHSLEVRTRDAFPEDWARTQNNLGIAYRSRILGERAENLELAIAALNQSLEVLTRDAFPEDWARTQNNLGTAYSDRILGDRAENLELAIAAYKLSLEVYTRDAFPYEWAGTQNNLGNAYSDRILGDRAENLELAIAALNQSLEVYTRDAFPYEWATTQNNLGAAYSVRILGDRAENLELAIAALNQSLEVLTRNAFPEDWARTQYNLGAAYVQRILGDKTENIEAAISYFKAALTVYTREAFPVEWEMIQNHLSNVSREKI; this is encoded by the coding sequence ATGCTACAGTTTAATCCCTCAACTCGCTCAAATCAGAGTCTATTCTTTATTAATAATGAGAGTCAATTTTCTAAATTATTAACTTTTATTGACTTTTCGGAAGGATTGACTATAGGGTTTATTGAAGTTGATTCTAATCAAGAGAGGGATTGGATAATTGAAGCTTTAATTAAGCATCCTCGGTGTCAAGATATTCAGTTTGTGGTTTTGAATTTTGATGCTCCTGAAATACGCTTTCTTTTAGATGAAATTTTAAAATCTTTTTCGGAAAATACTCTAGTTAAAGATAAAAAGCCGGTACTCATTATCAAGGGTTTAGAAAATTCGATTGGACTTGATGAATATCCCCCTATTTTACAAAATCTCAATTTTGTTCGGGATGCTTTTAGTCATCAGGTTCCTTATCCAATTTTGTTTTGTTTACCTAGCTCTACGACTACTCGTTTTGCTAAATTTGCTCCGGATTTTTGGGCTTGGAAATCGGGAATTTTTAAGTTTCGCTCTCTTCCTGAAGCGGAGAGGTCTCAGATAGCTTTTCCCACCTTATCTCTAGAGTATATCCAAGATGACCCATTACCAGAAAGTCAGAGTAGAATTAATTTATTAGAACGATTACTTCAAGAATATTCAGAGAATCAAAGCGAGAAAAATTTGCAGACTGTGGTGTCAATTTTAGATCAGCTAGGAGGAGCTTATCTAAGTCGAAAAGAGTGGGAAAAAGCAGAAAATGTTCTGCTCGAAGCTTTGAAGCTAAGTGAGCAACAAGAATCCTTGCAAGTCGCTCAAGCAAGTCTGCTGCAAAAGTTAGGGGATTTGTATAGAAAAAAAAAATATGGGGAAAGGGCAGAAAATCTAGAGTTAGCTATTGCCGCCTATAAGCTGTCTTTAGAAGTATATACCCGTGATGCCTTTCCTTATGAGTGGGCAAGGACACAAAATAATCTGGGGATAGCTTATAGTGATCGCATTCGAGGAGAAAGGGCAGAAAATCTCGAGTTAGCGATTGCCGCCTATAGGCAGTCTTTAGAAGTAAGAACCCGTGATGCCTTTCCTGTTGAATGGGCAAGGACACAAAATAATCTGGGGATAGCTTATAGTGATCGCATTCGAGGAGGAAGGGCAGAAAATCTCGAGTTAGCGATTGCCGCCTATAGGCAGTCTTTAGAAGTAAGAACCCGTGATGCCTTTCCTGTTGAGTGGGCAATGACACAAAATAATCTGGGCACTGCTTATAGTGATCGCATCCTCGGGGACAGGGCAGAAAATCTCGAGTTAGCGATTGCCGCCTATTACCAGTCTTTAGAAGTAAGAACCCGTGCCGCCTTTCCTGTTGAATGGGCAAGGACACAAAATAATCTGGGGAATGCTTATAGTGATCGCATCCTCGGGGAAAGGGCAGAAAATCTCGAGTTAGCTATTGCCGCCTATAGGCACTCATTAGAAGTATTAACCCGTAACGCCTTTCCTTATGAGTGGGCAACGACACAAAATAATCTGGGGATAGCTTATAGATCTCGCATCCTCGGAGAAAGGGCAGAAAATCTCGAGTTAGCTATTGCCGCCTATAGGCACTCATTAGAAGTAAGAACCCGTGATGCCTTTCCTGAAGATTGGGCAAGGACACAAAATAATCTGGGGATAGCTTATAGATCTCGCATCCTCGGGGAAAGGGCAGAAAATCTCGAGTTAGCTATTGCCGCCTTAAACCAGTCTTTAGAAGTATTAACCCGTGATGCCTTTCCTGAAGATTGGGCAAGGACACAAAATAATCTGGGCACTGCTTATAGTGATCGCATCCTCGGGGACAGGGCAGAAAATCTCGAGTTAGCTATTGCCGCCTATAAGCTGTCATTAGAAGTATATACCCGTGATGCCTTTCCTTATGAGTGGGCAGGGACACAAAATAATCTGGGGAATGCTTATAGTGATCGCATCCTCGGGGACAGGGCAGAAAATCTCGAGTTAGCTATTGCCGCCTTAAACCAGTCATTAGAAGTATATACCCGTGATGCCTTTCCTTATGAGTGGGCAACGACACAAAATAATCTGGGTGCTGCTTATAGTGTACGCATCCTCGGGGACAGGGCAGAAAATCTCGAGTTAGCTATTGCCGCCTTAAACCAGTCTTTAGAAGTATTAACCCGTAACGCCTTTCCTGAAGATTGGGCAAGGACTCAATATAATTTGGGTGCTGCTTATGTTCAGAGAATATTGGGAGATAAGACGGAAAATATTGAAGCGGCTATTTCCTATTTCAAGGCAGCATTAACAGTATATACCCGTGAAGCTTTCCCCGTTGAATGGGAAATGATACAAAATCATTTGAGCAATGTTTCCCGTGAGAAAATATAG
- a CDS encoding NAD(P)/FAD-dependent oxidoreductase, with product MSNNTTRKPRVVIVGGGFGGLYTAKALKDAPVQVTLIDKRNFHLFQPLLYQVATGSISPADISSPLRLVLRHHKNIQVLLDEVIDLDPENKQVILKGHEPIEYDILIVATGVSHFYFGNDHWKTFAPGLKTIEDALEIRRRIFMAFEAAEKESDPEIRQAWLTFVIVGGGPTGVELAGAIAEIAHSSLTGDFRQIDTGAAKILLLEGMDRLLPPYPPELSAKAEESLTRFGVTIQTKTMVTDVSEGMVTIRQGEQVKNIQAKTILWAAGVKASSMGEVLAHRTGAKLDRAGRVIVEPDLSIAQHPNIFVIGDLANFPHQDDKPLPGVAPVAMQQGEYMAQLLKKRLKGEAVLPFYYVDHGSLAVIGHHSAVVNLGFVKLHGLLAWFIWLWAHIYYLIEFDNKLVVMVQWGWNYFTRGRGARLITGESSLATFVEVEPKETPSVTPQGAAKV from the coding sequence ATGAGCAACAACACTACTCGGAAACCTCGTGTCGTCATCGTCGGTGGAGGATTTGGAGGGCTTTACACAGCCAAAGCTCTCAAAGATGCCCCAGTACAAGTTACTCTTATAGATAAACGGAATTTTCATCTTTTTCAACCCCTTCTCTATCAAGTCGCTACAGGAAGCATTTCTCCTGCTGACATCTCTTCTCCGCTTCGTCTTGTCCTGCGTCATCATAAAAATATTCAAGTCCTCTTAGACGAAGTTATTGATCTCGATCCAGAAAACAAACAGGTCATATTAAAAGGTCATGAACCCATAGAATATGATATTTTGATCGTTGCCACCGGTGTAAGTCATTTTTATTTTGGCAATGATCACTGGAAAACTTTTGCTCCAGGGTTAAAAACCATAGAAGATGCTTTAGAAATTCGCCGGCGTATTTTTATGGCTTTTGAAGCCGCAGAAAAAGAAAGCGATCCCGAGATTCGTCAAGCTTGGTTAACTTTCGTGATTGTGGGTGGAGGTCCCACCGGCGTAGAATTAGCCGGAGCGATCGCAGAAATTGCCCATAGTTCTCTAACCGGAGACTTTCGTCAAATTGATACAGGCGCGGCTAAAATTCTCTTACTAGAAGGCATGGACCGCTTATTACCGCCCTATCCTCCGGAACTATCGGCTAAAGCCGAAGAATCCTTAACTCGCTTTGGCGTTACCATACAAACTAAAACTATGGTGACAGATGTGAGTGAAGGGATGGTCACTATCCGTCAAGGAGAACAAGTCAAAAATATTCAGGCTAAAACCATATTATGGGCGGCAGGTGTGAAAGCCTCCTCAATGGGAGAAGTCCTTGCTCACAGAACCGGCGCAAAACTTGATAGAGCAGGCAGAGTAATTGTTGAACCTGATTTAAGTATTGCTCAACATCCTAACATTTTTGTCATCGGGGATTTGGCCAACTTCCCTCACCAAGATGATAAACCATTACCCGGTGTTGCTCCGGTTGCCATGCAGCAAGGAGAATACATGGCTCAACTGCTTAAAAAACGTTTAAAAGGAGAAGCTGTTTTACCCTTTTATTACGTTGATCACGGGAGTTTAGCAGTGATTGGACATCACTCAGCCGTCGTTAACCTGGGGTTTGTCAAACTGCATGGGTTATTGGCCTGGTTCATTTGGTTATGGGCACATATTTACTACTTGATCGAATTTGATAACAAACTGGTGGTGATGGTGCAGTGGGGTTGGAATTATTTTACGCGAGGACGAGGGGCCCGTCTGATTACTGGAGAATCCTCTCTGGCTACTTTTGTGGAAGTGGAACCAAAAGAAACTCCCTCTGTGACTCCCCAAGGGGCGGCTAAAGTTTAG
- a CDS encoding tetratricopeptide repeat protein, whose product MFRLFLLIFISVMALGGFGCQAVKSPPPENPLSKSPSPVAPSAERVPHPSPSKPTAEQIKAASSYRLKGLEYRSQQRYTEAIQAFYRAVDLDPQNISGRVLLGWTLHLAGREPEAITELKKTLSFDANNVAALNALGIVYLVSGNLPLAVETHHRAIKLKADNEIAHYNLSLAYHLLKNYEQGIIHGKEATVLEPENPHPWVALALVYWEKGDKLLAQQTYQKAINLDGRYRESWFLGHLKEAGFSSGQIQQVEKIRQSV is encoded by the coding sequence ATGTTTAGGCTATTTTTATTAATATTTATTTCGGTGATGGCGTTGGGTGGGTTCGGATGTCAAGCGGTGAAGTCTCCGCCACCAGAAAATCCTCTTTCTAAAAGCCCGTCTCCTGTTGCCCCTAGTGCGGAACGAGTTCCGCACCCCAGTCCGAGTAAACCCACAGCAGAACAAATAAAAGCGGCTTCTTCCTATCGGCTCAAAGGTCTTGAATACCGCAGTCAACAACGCTATACTGAGGCAATCCAGGCTTTTTATAGGGCAGTTGATCTCGATCCGCAGAATATTTCAGGCAGGGTTCTTTTAGGTTGGACTTTACATCTAGCGGGAAGGGAACCAGAAGCGATCACAGAACTTAAGAAAACTCTTAGTTTTGATGCTAATAATGTTGCGGCTTTAAATGCGTTAGGAATTGTTTATTTAGTGAGCGGCAATTTACCGTTAGCGGTAGAGACTCACCATAGAGCAATTAAACTGAAAGCGGATAATGAAATTGCTCATTATAATCTCAGTTTAGCTTATCATCTGCTGAAAAATTACGAACAAGGGATTATTCATGGCAAAGAGGCTACCGTTTTAGAACCGGAAAATCCTCATCCTTGGGTTGCTTTGGCTTTGGTTTATTGGGAAAAGGGAGATAAATTGTTAGCACAACAGACTTATCAAAAAGCGATTAATCTTGATGGGCGTTATCGAGAAAGTTGGTTTTTAGGTCATTTGAAAGAAGCCGGTTTTAGTAGCGGACAAATTCAACAAGTTGAGAAAATTCGTCAATCTGTTTAG
- a CDS encoding S66 peptidase family protein has product MSKQGQASNEPIIKPSKLYPGAGVGLIAPAGATFLREDLNIVLDAVKALGLVPYLAPHLMDRYGYLAGKDEDRAADVNQFFADPKINFLLPLQGGWGCSRMLPYLDYNLIKKNPKIIIGFSDITALILAIYAKTGLVTFHGPNGLTAWRSDQTQSFRDVLFLAKKVTYQNQAASEDSDRLMQVKNRIQTITPGKARGKLIGGNLTILSSLVGTPYFPDVEGAILFVEDVGEQIYRIDRLMTHLKLAGVFDKLAGFIFGQCTRCTPDGDYSSLTLEEVIWDHIQPLKIAAWYGATIGHIEPVLTFPIGINVEIDATTGTIQMLEPAVV; this is encoded by the coding sequence ATGTCAAAACAAGGACAAGCCTCAAATGAGCCTATAATAAAGCCCTCTAAATTATATCCTGGGGCGGGAGTCGGGTTAATTGCTCCAGCCGGGGCAACTTTTTTACGAGAAGACCTAAATATTGTTTTAGATGCCGTAAAAGCGTTAGGATTGGTTCCTTATTTAGCTCCTCATTTAATGGATCGTTATGGATATTTAGCGGGTAAAGATGAAGACCGGGCGGCGGATGTTAATCAGTTTTTTGCTGACCCTAAAATAAACTTTTTACTGCCTTTACAGGGCGGCTGGGGTTGTAGTCGAATGTTACCTTATTTAGACTATAATTTAATTAAAAAAAATCCTAAAATTATTATTGGATTTAGTGATATAACGGCTTTAATTTTAGCCATTTATGCTAAGACGGGTTTAGTGACGTTTCATGGCCCAAACGGGTTAACCGCTTGGCGCAGTGATCAAACCCAATCTTTTCGAGATGTTTTATTTTTAGCCAAAAAAGTGACTTATCAAAATCAAGCCGCCTCTGAAGATTCAGATCGTTTAATGCAGGTCAAAAACCGTATTCAAACCATTACACCGGGCAAAGCAAGAGGAAAACTTATCGGCGGAAATTTAACGATATTGTCTTCTTTAGTAGGAACTCCCTATTTTCCTGATGTAGAAGGGGCGATTTTATTTGTTGAGGATGTGGGAGAGCAAATTTACCGGATTGATCGCTTAATGACTCATCTTAAATTAGCCGGAGTATTTGATAAATTAGCCGGCTTTATTTTTGGTCAATGTACTCGCTGCACACCAGATGGCGATTATTCTTCTTTGACGTTAGAAGAGGTTATATGGGATCACATTCAACCCTTAAAAATAGCGGCTTGGTATGGCGCGACTATTGGTCATATCGAACCGGTTTTGACTTTTCCTATAGGCATAAATGTTGAAATAGATGCCACTACGGGAACGATTCAAATGTTAGAACCGGCTGTCGTTTAA